The following coding sequences lie in one Rutidosis leptorrhynchoides isolate AG116_Rl617_1_P2 chromosome 4, CSIRO_AGI_Rlap_v1, whole genome shotgun sequence genomic window:
- the LOC139904044 gene encoding spermidine hydroxycinnamoyl transferase-like has product MKVTKNSSCMVKPAERTWSGRLSLSELDQTGMTTHVPIVYFYTQPSVNWNNVIQKLKTSLTTTLVNFYPLAGRLVSISGGRLELICNGAGVQFTEANTDVRLADLDNFSDHPIIDQLIPSFDYRRTPIEEMPLLLLQVTRFVCGGWSLGFFISHIAVDGQSSLHFITEWTKVCRGEPLGPPPYLDRKVLRAGAPAMMTTRFNNNVEQHYAQFSPPPTLIGQSNNENERRKETAITMLKLTDTLVTKLRNKANENRKNKADRGFTRYEAVTAHIWQTACKIRNHEPEQKTSVGLCIDLRHRMNPPLPENYFGNAIVDVITKGTSGELVSETLGYVCSKIRDTIEKVDDQFVNSVIDFLKNQEDISKFQDLQLVNDCEGAFYGNPNLGVISWLTLSMYGFDFGWGKEIFTGPGTIDAEDGDFLILPSRREEDGSLIVASCLQVKHMEDFKRVFFQSIEED; this is encoded by the coding sequence AACCCTCTGTCAATTGGAACAATGTCATTCAAAAACTAAAAACTTCTCTTACCACCACACTTGTCAATTTCTACCCTTTAGCCGGCCGCCTAGTGTCCATTTCTGGCGGTCGTCTAGAACTCATCTGCAATGGCGCTGGCGTACAATTTACTGAAGCCAACACTGACGTTAGACTAGCTGACCTAGATAACTTCTCAGATCATCCGATCATTGACCAACTCATTCCCTCATTCGATTATCGACGTACACCAATTGAAGAAATGCCATTGTTGCTTTTGCAAGTAACAAGATTTGTTTGTGGAGGGTGGTCTTTAGGGTTTTTTATATCACATATTGCCGTTGATGGCCAAAGTTCGCTTCATTTTATTACAGAGTGGACAAAAGTTTGTCGCGGTGAACCATTGGGCCCACCACCCTATCTTGACAGAAAAGTTCTGCGCGCTGGTGCACCTGCGATGATGACAACTCGTTTTAATAACAACGTCGAACAACATTACGCACAGTTTAGTCCTCCACCCACCCTTATAGGTCAATCAAACAACGAAAATGAACGTAGAAAAGAAACCGCAATAACAATGTTGAAATTAACAGACACTCTAGTCACAAAACTACGAAACAAAGCTAACGAAAACAGAAAAAACAAAGCGGACCGTGGTTTTACACGTTATGAAGCTGTAACCGCACACATATGGCAAACAGCATGCAAGATACGTAATCATGAACCAGAGCAAAAAACTTCAGTTGGGCTTTGTATCGATTTAAGACATCGAATGAACCCTCCGTTACCTGAAAACTACTTTGGAAACGCCATAGTTGATGTGATCACTAAAGGAACATCCGGTGAGCTAGTTTCAGAAACATTAGGGTACGTTTGTAGTAAGATAAGAGACACAATCGAAAAGGTGGACGACCAGTTTGTAAACTCGGTGATTGATTTCTTGAAGAATCAAGAAGATATATCAAAGTTTCAAGATTTGCAGTTGGTTAATGACTGTGAAGGAGCGTTTTACgggaacccgaatcttggtgtgatCAGTTGGTTAACGTTGTCAATGTACGGTTTTGATTTTGGATGGGGGAAGGAGATTTTTACAGGTCCGGGAACTATTGATGCTGAAGATGGCGATTTCTTGATTCTTCCGTCAAGAAGAGAAGAAGATGGATCATTGATTGTGGCTTCATGTTTACAGGTGAAACACATGGAAGATTTTAAGCGTGTGTTCTTTCAAAGTATTGAAGAGGATTGA